In Aedes albopictus strain Foshan chromosome 3, AalbF5, whole genome shotgun sequence, the following are encoded in one genomic region:
- the LOC134290913 gene encoding uncharacterized protein LOC134290913 → MQEKYLRDKFELEEQIADDESSKSSVFSRKDRTKAWLKSQHGMSHRDDKSATQFSEWPNAANDLAEPDRFRPLANVTADRQQLETRFIPEAIPDHQIRANSAQVRNVPSEPVGNHFGSAARSNASLAPSLRGIERAAIELNPGSHGAGPNSDQVAARQIWPKKLPTFSGDPEAWPIFVHSFETANIACGFTDVENIIRLRECLRGPARDAVVTKLMFPQSVNAIMETLRRLYGRPELLVKNLLIKVRRAEAPKPERLESLINFGLTVQQLCDHLEAANLSGHLSNPTLLGELVEKLPASNKLEWARFKRGYAEPTLKHFGVFMEELVYDASEVTSPVQQKTTVARAERDKLKERGHVYAHEEVAEVQRRDEERQPCPICGKTDHRVRNCERFQQLGLEARLKAVHHWKLCEVCLFDHGQWRCRSRIRCNVGNCRDRHHPLLHRTERGSIQRQLRASECNAHERSQRSVLFRIIPVMLFNGNRRCETFAFLDEGSSLTLIEASLARQLGAVGVPEPLELRWTSSVKRNEESSKRVDFEISGKGLPRRYVLKNAHTVEELNLPNQSLAFNELSDRFPHLRNLPISTYSEAVPRILLGLENLSLFAPLDSCVGRPGEPIAVKSLLGWSVYGPDGSALSKTGFVNLHECNCDDDRELNDLVRQQFILEDALIESTPPLESTEEKRAREILENTTKFVDGKYETALLWKADDIHLPDSLPMAMKRLRSFEAQLAKDPNLREGVNQQIVDYVQKGYVHKATEKELVEISRRQVWYLPLGLVTHPKKQKRRLVWDGKAQVDGVSLNSLLLKGPDLLVSLASVICKFHEKRVAFGGDIREMFLQLRMRTADKYFQCFLFRSDSRHPAEVYIADVAMFGATCSPCVAQHVLRVNADKWADEFPSAAAAIKDKTYMDDYYDSANTPEEAAELAVQVRTIHARGGFEMRNWVSNSEEVLEKLGEPGATSPRLLQSTSEAKWERVLGMLWHPESDALTFSTELGEQLLQYVSGGKRPTKRIALRIIMSLFDPLGLLAPYLIHGRILIQDLWRSGVQWDEEMRDEEFEKWTHWVELLPGISELSIPRCYFGEADPLCHRTLQCHVFTDASEAGYGCAVYFRIKDDLERVQCSLVMAKSKVAPLKHLSIPRLELEAALLGARMLTTVLKNHTLQPREVYLWTDSSTVLAWIRSDHRRYKQFVAHRIGEILSLTQAECWRWVPSKHNVADCLTKWVRDSEPDSNGRWFQGPSYLYLAEDMWPQQQVKTNTSEELRSAYLLAHIALPVRMIDVGRFSKWSVLLRTVACIYRFIRNCRLRIAGSPIETIQATENQAKLLKSEVAARKVPLTQEEFLRAEQFLWRMTQGEYYPDEVRTLLKNREQPIEKWIPIETSSPLYRFSPFADEFGILRMEGRTADTVYASFDARYPIILPKDSEITLRLLEHYHRVYGHANKETVVNEVRQRFQIAHLRPVVDRIARSCQCCKVSKCKPLPPRMAPLPEQRLTPNVRPFSFVGIDYMGPLEVTVGRRKEKRFVAVFTCLVVRAVHLEVSYDLSSESCIMAIRRFTRRRGSPVEIFSDNGTNFVGASRELQRQIERINLDCAGTFTDARTKWSFNPPSAPHMGGVWERMVRSVKEAMVALDDGRKLTDETPWTTLVEVEGLINSRPLTYMPQDSSNPEALTPNHLIFGCSSGAHEALEPSADPGQALRSSFLRSQQLADFIWQRWTKEYFPTLNRRTKWLNEVRSLKVGDVVYVTEGKRRSWSRGIVEEVICGKDGRIRQAIVRTSSVGIPELVGTELHFIIFAVSIRRLDCDCTNNPPLGANHGGTMLQRKETSVR, encoded by the coding sequence ATGCAGGAGAAGTACCTGCGCGACAAATTCGAGCTGGAGGAACAGATTGCTGATGACGAGAGCAGCAAATCAAGCGTCTTCAGTCGCAAGGATAGGACCAAGGCTTGGTTGAAAAGCCAGCACGGCATGAGTCACCGGGACGACAAAAGCGCGACACAGTTCTCGGAGTGGCCTAATGCAGCGAACGATTTGGCGGAACCGGATCGTTTCCGGCCGCTAGCAAATGTGACAGCCGATCGACAGCAGTTAGAGACACGATTCATCCCAGAAGCGATTCCGGATCATCAGATCCGTGCCAACAGTGCTCAGGTCAGGAATGTCCCTTCGGAACCCGTCGGAAACCACTTCGGAAGTGCGGCTAGATCGAATGCCAGCCTGGCGCCGTCTTTGCGAGGGATTGAGCGCGCGGCGATAGAATTGAACCCAGGTTCCCACGGGGCGGGGCCGAACAGTGACCAAGTGGCGGCGAGACAAATCTGGCCGAAGAAGCTACCTACCTTTTCGGGTGACCCGGAAGCGTGGCCTATATTTGTCCACAGCTTCGAGACAGCCAACATTGCGTGCGGTTTCACGGACGTGGAAAATATAATTCGCTTGCGAGAGTGCTTGCGCGGGCCAGCGCGAGATGCCGTCGTTACGAAACTGATGTTTCCCCAAAGCGTTAACGCGATTATGGAAACGCTGCGACGGTTGTACGGGAGACCAGAGTTGCTGGTGAAGAATCTGCTGATCAAGGTGCGTCGGGCAGAGGCACCGAAACCGGAACGATTAGAATCGCTGATCAACTTTGGCCTGACCGTACAACAACTATGCGATCACCTGGAGGCCGCGAATCTTAGCGGTCATCTATCCAACCCTACGCTGCTCGGTGAGTTAGTGGAGAAGCTGCCAGCGTCGAACAAGCTCGAGTGGGCACGATTCAAGCGAGGATATGCTGAACCGACGCTCAAACACTTCGGAGTGTTCATGGAAGAGCTAGTGTACGACGCCAGTGAAGTGACGTCCCCGGTCCAACAGAAAACAACGGTTGCGAGGGCCGAAAGGGACAAGCTGAAAGAGAGAGGACATGTGTACGCCCACGAAGAGGTAGCCGAGGTGCAGAGACGCGATGAGGAAAGGCAACCCTGTCCAATATGCGGTAAAACGGACCATCGTGTGCGGAACTGTGAACGGTTTCAGCAGCTGGGATTGGAAGCTCGCCTGAAAGCCGTCCATCATTGGAAGTTGTGCGAGGTTTGCCTGTTTGACCACGGCCAATGGAGATGTCGATCTAGAATCCGATGCAACGTCGGGAACTGCCGAGACCGTCACCACCCACTCCTGCATCGTACTGAGCGCGGTTCGATACAGCGACAACTTCGAGCGTCGGAATGCAACGCTCATGAGCGGTCGCAAAGATCTGTCCTGTTCAGGATCATACCGGTAATGTTGTTCAACGGGAACCGCAGATGTGAAACTTTCGCCTTTTTGGACGAAGGGTCTTCCTTGACGCTCATCGAAGCAAGTTTAGCACGGCAGCTTGGAGCAGTTGGTGTCCCAGAACCGCTAGAGCTGAGATGGACGTCGAGCGTGAAGAGGAATGAAGAGAGTTCAAAGCGCGTGGATTTCGAAATTTCCGGAAAAGGACTGCCCCGTCGTTACGTGCTGAAGAACGCGCACACCGTTGAAGAGTTGAATCTTCCGAATCAGAGTTTGGCCTTCAACGAACTATCCGATCGATTTCCACACCTCCGAAACCTCCCTATTTCAACATACTCCGAGGCCGtacctagaattcttctaggtttggAAAACTTGAGCCTCTTCGCGCCCTTGGATAGTTGCGTCGGCCGACCAGGTGAACCGATCGCGGTAAAATCGCTGCTGGGATGGTCCGTCTATGGCCCAGATGGGAGCGCCCTATCGAAAACCGGATTCGTAAACCTTCACGAGTGCAACTGTGATGATGATAGAGAATTGAATGACCTAGTTCGACAGCAGTTCATTCTGGAGGACGCGCTGATTGAGTCGACGCCTCCGCTTGAGTCCACTGAGGAGAAACGCGCCCGCGAAATTTTGGAAAATACCACAAAATTCGTGGATGGGAAatacgaaaccgctcttctttggAAAGCCGACGATATTCACCTACCCGATAGCCTGCCCATGGCAATGAAACGTTTGCGGAGCTTCGAGGCCCAACTGGCGAAGGACCCGAATCTTCGCGAAGGCGTGAATCAGCAGATAGTCGACTACGTGCAGAAAGGCTACGTGCATAAGGCTACAGAGAAGGAGCTGGTAGAGATCAGCAGAAGGCAAGTCTGGTATCTACCGCTTGGCCTGGTTACGCACCCGAAAAAGCAAAAGAGAAGACTCGTGTGGGATGGAAAAGCGCAAGTTGATGGGGTTTCCCTCAACTCCCTACTGTTAAAAGGTCCCGACCTGCTAGTGTCGCTGGCTTCAGTGATCTGCAAATTTCACGAGAAGCGTGTTGCATTTGGAGGTGATATCCGCGAAATGTTTCTGCAGCTTCGTATGCGGACAGCGGACAAATATTTCCAGTGTTTCCTGTTTCGCTCCGACTCGCGACACCCTGCAGAAGTCTACATCGCAGACGTAGCGATGTTTGGCGCCACTTGCTCGCCATGCGTCGCGCAGCACGTCCTACGAGTCAACGCCGACAAGTGGGCGGACGAGTTCCCTTCGGCTGCGGCGGCAATCAAGGACAAAACATACATGGATGACTACTACGACAGCGCTAACACCCCCGAAGAAGCGGCAGAGCTGGCTGTTCAAGTTAGGACCATCCACGCCCGTGGCGGGTTTGAAATGAGGAACTGGGTGAGCAATAGTGAAGAAGTGTTGGAGAAGCTCGGAGAACCCGGTGCTACGAGTCCACGTCTCCTACAGTCGACGTCCGAGGCAAAATGGGAACGAGTTCTCGGAATGCTGTGGCACCCAGAATCGGACGCGCTAACGTTTTCAACCGAGCTTGGCGAACAACTTCTTCAGTACGTGTCCGGAGGAAAGCGGCCGACAAAGCGAATCGCTCTGAGGATCATAATGAGTCTGTTTGATCCTCTTGGTCTCCTGGCACCGTACCTCATACATGGACGCATCCTCATTCAGGATCTATGGAGAAGTGGGGTGCAGTGGGacgaagagatgagagatgaagagTTCGAGAAGTGGACACACTGGGTGGAGTTGCTGCCTGGCATAAGCGAGCTCAGTATTCCACGTTGCTATTTTGGGGAAGCGGATCCTCTGTGCCATAGAACGTTGCAGTGCCACGTGTTCACCGATGCCAGTGAGGCTGGATATGGCTGCGCGGTATACTTCCGGATTAAGGACGACCTTGAACGTGTGCAGTGTTCGCTGGTTATGGCGAAAAGTAAAGTCGCTCCCCTGAAACATCTCTCTATTCCGCGGTTGGAGTTGGAAGCGGCCCTACTAGGGGCAAGAATGTTGACCACTGTTTTGAAGAACCACACCCTTCAACCTCGGGAGGTGTACCTCTGGACAGATTCTTCCACGGTTCTCGCGTGGATTCGCTCCGACCACAGGCGCTACAAACAATTCGTCGCCCATCGTATCGGAGAAATTCTGTCTCTGACCCAAGCTGAATGCTGGCGGTGGGTCCCATCTAAACACAACGTTGCCGACTGTTTGACGAAGTGGGTACGCGACTCGGAGCCTGATTCAAATGGAAGGTGGTTCCAGGGTCCATCGTATCTATATCTCGCCGAAGACATGTGGCCACAGCAGCAAGTTAAGACGAATACTTCTGAAGAATTGCGATCCGCCTACCTGCTTGCTCATATCGCACTTCCCGTGCGGATGATAGATGTTGGTAGATTTTCAAAGTGGAGTGTACTGTTACGAACCGTGGCGTGCATTTACCGTTTCATCAGAAACTGCCGATTGCGCATCGCTGGAAGCCCTATAGAAACCATCCAAGCTACAGAAAACCAAGCGAAGCTGTTGAAATCAGAAGTGGCCGCCCGCAAGGTGCCATTGACGCAGGAGGAGTTTCTACGAGCGGAGCAGTTTCTCTGGAGAATGACGCAGGGTGAATATTATCCGGACGAAGTTCGAACTCTGCTGAAGAACCGAGAACAACCGATTGAAAAATGGATACCCATTGAGACGAGCAGCCCACTCTATAGATTCTCACCATTTGCCGATGAATTTGGCATCCTACGAATGGAAGGAAGAACAGCCGATACCGTTTACGCTAGTTTCGACGCGAGGTATCCGATCATTCTCCCCAAAGATAGTGAGATCACACTGCGCCTTCTAGAGCACTACCATCGTGTTTATGGTCACGCGAACAAAGAAACCGTCGTAAATGAAGTTCGTCAACGGTTTCAGATCGCACATCTACGACCGGTTGTAGATCGCATTGCGCGCAGCTGTCAATGTTGCAAAGTGAGCAAGTGCAAACCCCTTCCTCCTCGAATGGCACCTCTGCCTGAGCAACGATTGACGCCGAATGTTCGACCTTTTAGTTTCGTCGGTATCGACTACATGGGACCACTGGAGGTAACCGTTGGTCGTCGTAAAGAGAAGAGATTCGTAGCGGTGTTCACATGTCTCGTTGTTCGAGCCGTGCACCTTGAAGTTTCGTACGACTTATCTAGCGAATCGTGCATTATGGCTATCCGGCGATTCACACGCAGAAGAGGGTCTCCTGTTGAAATCTTTTCCGACAACGGGACCAACTTCGTTGGTGCCAGTCGAGAGTTGCAGAGACAAATTGAGCGAATTAACTTGGATTGCGCTGGCACATTCACTGATGCCCGAACCAAATGGTCGTTTAACCCCCCCTCTGCTCCACATATGGGCGGGGTATGGGAGCGAATGGTGAGGAGCGTCAAAGAAGCCATGGTCGCGTTGGATGATGGACGAAAACTCACCGACGAAACTCCGTGGACTACACTAGTCGAAGTTGAAGGACTGATAAATTCGCGGCCGCTTACGTACATGCCGCAAGATTCCAGTAATCCAGAAGCCTTAACACCCAACCATTTGATTTTTGGTTGTTCATCTGGCGCTCACGAAGCTTTGGAACCGTCCGCAGATCCTGGACAAGCTCTCCGAAGCAGCTTTCTACGATCACAGCAACTAGCGGACTTTATCTGGCAAAGGTGGACGAAGGAATACTTCCCTACTCTCAACAGGAGAACCAAATGGCTGAACGAAGTAAGATCCCTGAAGGTCGGAGATGTCGTCTACGTAACGGAAGGTAAAAGAAGGTCATGGAGTAGAGGCATAGTTGAAGAAGTCATCTGCGGCAAGGATGGCAGGATACGACAAGCGATCGTGCGTACGTCATCAG